Genomic segment of Pasteurella multocida subsp. multocida OH4807:
GAGCGATACTCATTTTTTATTTCTCCAGTTTTTAGATAAAAGAAAAGCCACTTTTGTGGCTATTATTATTTAATTCAGAACGGAATATTGTCACACTTAAATGCCTCACCATACGGATCATGTTGCTGTTGTTCTGGTGGTGGATTGCTATTGCCAGTGCCTGCAGTCTGCTTGCTATCAAGTAAGACGATCTTATCAGCGAGAATTTCTGTGATGTATCGTTCTTGTCCGCTTTGATCTTGCCATTTTCGAGTTCGCAAACGACCTTCTACATACACTTTTGAGCCTTTTTTCAAAAACTGCGCGGCAATGTCTGCTTGTCGTTGATATAGCGTAATACGGTGCCACTCGACAACTTCGCGCTTTTCACCGCTTGCTTTATCAGCCCACACTTCACTTGTAGCCACGCTGATGTTGGTTACTGGATTGCCATTTGTCATTACTTTGTGATCGGGGTCTTGCCCTAAATTACCGACAATAATTACTTTATTAACTCCAGCCATTTATTCACCTCTTTGATTAATTTTTTCTTGTGTTGCTAAAGCATATGATTGCGCATACTCAAATTCATCTTTTGTCATATTGCGTGGCGTATCACCGTATAACTCTGAATATTCTTTTGCTGCTTTTTCGATTTCTTCACTCGAAATCTCATCATTGATGTAAGAGATTGCACGATGTTGTTCGATTCTCTCAATTTCGTGTTTTACTTCACTAACGATAAAACCGAGAAATCCGCATAAGCAGATTGTGATAAAAAGTAAGATTTTCTTTTTCATTTTCTTTCTCCAAAAAAAGCTCGCTTTCGAGGGCGGAGTGGTAATTAACAACTTATCAATAAAAAACACTCTTTGAGTGCGCTTTATTGATAGTTGCTTGGCTTTTTTTACCTTGCCCAAGCTACAAGGCTTATGGTCACCACAACACATAAGGAATTTTTATACTTGCGTTTGGGCTTCCTGATTCACTGCCAGTGCTGAAATTTCCGCAAGTATGCACATAACTTGATTCGGGCTTTGGATCCGTCTTGTTGAATGCGGTGGGTCTGTTACCACACTTTTACTAACACTCTCACCATCGGGCAAGCTATGCGTTTTTATCCAGTTTGTCTAAAACTCAAAACAGGTTAATGATGAGTGCCTTTCTTTATGCTTGTAAGGCTCAAGCCCTCTTGTATGCGACTACATCGAGGAATATAATGTTTCTTGCGACTACAATTTAATCTAATCGAGGAAACATCATGGAAAGAAAAAGAGATGGTAGGGGGCATGTGCCACCAAGACCTACACCTCCACCGAAACCAAGATAAGGAATGAAAAATGGAAGGTAAGAATCGAGATGATTTAGTTTTTGAGCTTTACTATAGCTATAACTTGGAAAGCCTGCATTATCACTTCAATACGCGGATTAATAATTTATTCATAACTATTCAATTATTGTTATCGTCTGCGATTATTGGAGATTTAAGTCGATACGCACCAGATATTAACTTAAATATTTTTATAGGCTTAGTTCTATCAGTGTTAAGTATTATTTCATTCGTTTATCGTTTTGGTGAAAAAGCTGCAGTATCAAAAATCGCACTTTCACAATACTCATCATTACTACATCGCTATTCTAGGATGGTAGATGACGAACTCAATAATGCGTTACTTGAAACTAATTCGATCGATAATAATATCACTGGAGCCTTTGCTGATATTGCCTATAAACGTTCATCTATTCAGATGAGTAGAGAGGAAAATATTAAGCTTGGATGTTATAAATCATTCGTTGCTTGGTTTTGTGGCGAAAGTTTTGAATAAGGATTAACTATGTTAACAGCGGATCGTGATGATTACTCGTATCGTCCCAAGAATCCAACCCCACCACCTAAGAAGTGATTTTTAATAGCTACTCAATGAGTAGCTATTTTTTACCCATCATTAACCTGTTTCAAATTTTTAAAGAGCGAGGTAGAACCTTTATTCAAGCCCTCCGCAAAGGGCTTTGATAAAAATTCTTAGTGTTTTGTTAATCTTTTAAAAAGATTAACTGCTTTTTTAAAATCCATTTCTTTACTTTTTCGAATATCACATTTGCTATAACTTGAATCGTAGTTTCTTGTTTCAACTACACATTTCAAATTACTATTTGAAAACATTGATACTAATTTTCCATCTCCAAAATCGTATGTTTTTATATGCCTAAATTCTGGCTGATAATGAAATGATGCTTGATCTATGTAGCTCATCTTTTTATTCCTTTCTTTTATTGAGATTGTGTATCTCGTTTTGATAATTGAATATTACCGCAAGTAATTTGCACTGTAAACACCGCAAGTAATATTATTTGCGGTAATTTATATTTAATTGCTGAATTTGTGAGCTATGTCACAGAGAATAGACTAGATACAATCCACTATCTTTTAGTGGATGATGATGTGGAATAAAATACGATTACTTGAATTTTGATATTAAGGATATCTAAATGAGAAAAATGATATTAATAATGCTATTACCACTTTCTGTATTCGCAAATCAAGACCCCAAAAAATGCGCAGATATTGAATCCGTTTCACATCGATTAGATTGTTATGATTCTATTTTTGGAAAAAAAGAAGTAAGAAAAGAATCAGCAAAAGAAGACAACAAAGAAACTAAGTGGGTTTACTCAGAAAGTAAATCAGAGATGAGTAATACTGAATATGTTCAAGTTAGTATTAATAGTGAAAATTCAGTAAACTTCTCATTTCCTTATCAAGGTGAACAAAAAGCAAGGTTAAGATTGTGGAGAAGTAAGAAAGGCAATACTGATTATTTAACATTTAGTATTGAAAAAGGTCAAATTGTATGCAGAACTGGTTCAGGGTGTAGTTTATCTATAAAGATTGATGATGACGATGAGTTTTATATTAAAGGTGATGAACCGTCAGATAGTGATTCTACATACACAACAGTGAAACTAACTGGTGATGAGGCATTTAGAATAAGTAGAGCTAGTAAAATTCTAATACAACCAACTATATACAAGCAAGGCTATCCAATTTTTAAATTTGATGTTAAAAATAATCCTTATCCTTGTTGTGCTAAGTATCCTTTTTTTAAAGTGCTTCTACCTAACATTGAAAATGGGGCCACACCAAATTTAGAACTTGTTAAAGAAGAAATATCACAAAAAACATTTAAACAGTGTATGATATTTCTACCATATGTATTGGAAGACAAGAATTTAGCTTGGAATGGATCTGGTGTTTATACTAAAAAAGAACATAAGGATTCAGTAGAATGGGTTAAGTACCAAGATGATTATGTTGAAAAATTTATTTGTAATAAAAAATCAAAACAGCAAAAGAATATAATGTATAGATATACTGATCACATATTCCGATTTTAATGTACATACTAAAATAACAAATCCCAACCACCATCAGCACTGTTGGGATTTTTAAAATATTAACCTATTTACAAATCAATCATTTTTAAAGGCAATGCTTTAATAAACTTACCCATTATCTTACATCTTGATAGTTGCTCTTGAGTAAAATCAAGTGGTAAATAGTCTTTATTGTCAGATAAAATCTTATATCCAGCATTTGGAACTTTTTGTAATCTTTTAATAAATAAAGCACCATCTTCATCTGTAAAAATATAAACACCCTCTCCAACATAATCTACACATGTTATATCAATGAATGCTACATCACCTTTATTTATTGTTGGAGTCATGCTGTCTGTTGGAACGTTAATCAATTTAATGCCATCAATAACCCTTCTACCTAATAGTTGAGATACTTGATCTTTATCAATGGATATTTCTCTTATCACTTCTGGGTAATCTTTATTAATAATCCCGCTATGAGAAGCTGCTGCATAAATATCTAATAAAGGTACTTTAACTGCTTTTTTATCAATCGCTTTAATAGCTTCTTCTAAGTCCATTTTTTCAGGATCTAAAGTATCTGCCATTTGTTTTATTTCTTCTGCCAATCTAGGGCTAAATTTATCAACTGTTATATTCAAGAGTTTTGCGAACTTACTTGCACTATTTACATTTAATGCGTTTGTTCCATTCAAATAATGACTAACAGCACTCTGATTTACTCCAAGCTCTTCTGACACTTTAGCTTGTGTAAGTTTTAAGTCAGCTTTTCTTAACTCATAAATAGCATTCAAACGTAAGCATTCCTCCTTTTGCTCTGGAGTTAGCTCTCTTTTCTTGTTTTTTTGTTGTTCACTCATGTAATCCTCCATAGTTGCCATTAAGAATATTCCCAACAGTATTAAATGTAAAATTACCGCAAATATTGACATTAACTTTACTAGCGGTAATAATTAATATTAAAAATAATACTTATAGTGAGGATTTATGAAAAAAACCCCTCTTTCTGACTATGTAAAAGAACATGGTCAAGCAGTAGCAGCTAAAACTATTGGCGTCACTCAAGGTGCAATCAGTAAAGCATTAGATAAAGGCAGAAATATTTTTGTTATTTACGATGAAAAAGGAAACGTAAAAGCAGAAGAGGTACGCCAATTCCCTGCTAAAAACTAATTTAGCAACCTACAACAAAAAGAAAACCATAAAAAACGACAGGAAATTATGGCAATGAGAAGAACGATCATTCAGATGATTAATAAAGCCGCAGAGATTGCTGGTGGAAAAGATAAAGTTGCTTTTTCTATCGGTTTGACAGAAAGCGAGTTAAACAATCGCATGTATCAGACAAAAGGTCAGCGTTTCAAAGATGAAGAGTTGATCGCAATTCAGCATGAATACGGCTTAACAGACTACACCGATGAATTATGCCGCCAAGCTGGTGGCGTGTTTGTCAAAACTCCGATTGTTGATGAGCTAGATTCTGTCGAGCTTTCTACAAAACAAGTTCAAGAATTGGCAGTTCGCGGAATGTTATTCAGTGCTTTAGATTCTGCGATGTCAGACGGTGAAATCACATCACAAGAAGAAGATCGCATACGTAAGATTTTAAACAAGCATTTAAGTGCGACTTGTTCATCAATTGAATTTGCTATTTCTCTTTACAAGAAATAAAAAACCACCGGACCAACGGTGGTATTTTTCATTAATGAAATTAAAGGACTTCAATATGAAAGAATTATCACTTATTTCGAATAAAAAATCAACACTCACAATGACAAGTCGTGAAATAGCTGATCTTGTAGAAGCTCGACATGATTCTGTTAAAAGAACGATTGATAGACTTGTTTTGCGCGGTGTTATTGTCCGTCCACCATTGGTGGATGAACCAATTGCCGATATGTTGGGGCGTCCAAGAACTGATTCAGTTTATCACATTGGCAAACGCGATTCTTACATCATCGTTGCTCAGCTTTGCCCTGAATTTACTGCACGGTTGGTGGACCGCTGGCAAGAGTTAGAAGAAAAACAACAAAAGCCAACCGCACTTTTACCGCAAAACTATGCGACCGCATTACGTGAGCTTGCAGAAAGTGTAGAGCGTGAAGAAGTGCTAAGAATTGAGAATAAACAGCAAGCCACTGCGATTGAATCAATGAATAGTTACTTCCGTAGTGGTATTTCACCGTTTGAGTTTGTAAAAGGCTTGAACGGTGTCAATTCGTTAAAAGTGGGAGATTTTTTAGTTAGTAGAAAATGGCTTTATCAAGATCGCAGTTCTAAACGTGTAGCTTCTTATGCACGAGATCGTTACTTAACAGAAGAAAACACAGAGATCAAAGCTCACGGTAGAGATCCAATTCTTGCGTATAAGCCAGTGCTACTGCAGAAAGGCGCAGCTAAGTTGTATGAGTGGTATGTAAAAGGTGAGTTGCCGATGAAGCAAAATTGGAACGGCGAATTTACGCAAAATAAGGCGGTAGGATTATGAGATTTACAACTGTCATAAACAACGTTCGCTGTATTGAGTGGGGAATTAATCAAACACAAGGTGCGTTGTTCGATCTTCTTAATCAAGCGTCGTCATGGGCTGAACCAATTAGCATTAATAGTGAAATCTATTACTGGGTATCACGTGAGAAAATCATGCAAGAGCTACCGCTTCAATTCAGAAAAGATGACACGGTTTACAAGAATTTAAAAGTGCTTGAAGAAAAAGGGCTTATCAAGCGTGAGAAGTTCGGCAATAAAGATTTATTCATGTTAACCGACAAAGGTAAAACGTGGAATGAATACACAGACACCCCACCGATCCGACAGTCGGAAAAAAATCCGAGCGACGGATTTAATTCTGAAAAAGCTCGGAAAAAAATCCGAGAAAACTCGGAAAAAAATCCGACAGATAAATATATAAATATAAATAATACTAAGATCAATAACCCCCCTACTTCCCCTCAAGGGGATTCACAGTTGCCTGAAGTTTTGGTTTTGAATCATTTGAATGCGGCAAGAGCTAAGCTGGCTGAAGAAATGGGCGAACGAGAACCGATGGGCTTTAGAATAACCAAAGATGTGAAAGCAGCAATCAAAGCACGCTTGAAAGACTTCACGTTTGATGAATGCATTCGCATGATTGATTACTTGGTCGCTAAATGGGGTCGTGATCCTAAAATGTCAGATTACCTACGCCCAAGTACGCTATTCCGCCCAACTAAATTCTCGGAATATGTCACGATGTCAGCACGTTGGGATGATCAAGGCAGACCGCAAAACATCAACGGTGAGTGGGTTTTTGCTGATGGTTCAGTAAAACAAAATCCACTACCAGCGGTTGAAGAAGTCAAAACTTGGTTTAACCGTTATCTATCACGGACGAATTGTTTTAATGAGTTAGATTTTTCAATCAAGCGCAACAAGATCTTGTACTGGGCAGTAGTGAACACAAAAGCAAAACGCCCTCTTGAATATCAAATAGATCGAATTATTGCGGAAGAAATTAAAACGCTAGCAAGCCGTGATGATTTGAGAGCACCAGAATTATTGAAAGGATCTGCATAATGTCAGAAATGAAAATTCAATTCAACACGGATAAGAAATATCAAATCATTTACGCTGATCCACCGTGGAAATACAGCGATAAAGGTTGCAATGGTAACGCAGAAAATCATTACCCGACAATGAAAATTGAGGATATTTGCGCAATGCCAGTGAATGAAATAGCAGATAAAGACGCAGTTTTATTTTTATGGGTTACATACCCAATGTTGGCGGAAGGATTAAAGCTAATTGAATCTTGGGGTTTTAAATATAAAACAATCGGGTTTCAGTGGTTAAAAACAAACAAGAAAAACAAAGATACGTTCTTTTTTGGTCTTGGTCGATGGACCCGTGGAAATACGGAGTGCTGCCTGATCGCAACAAAAGGAAAACCTAGTCGAGTCAGCAATAAAGTTAGTCAATTAGTCGTTGAGCCAATCCAGCACCATAGTAAAAAGCCTGACGTTGTGCGCGAGAAAATCGTTGAGTTGATGGGCGACTTACCACGCATTGAGTTGTTCGCACGTAACATGACTGATGGCTGGGACGTGTGGGGTAATGAGGTCTAAGTAGTAAATATGAGAGTAAACAAATGAGATGTTTGTTGTTAACGCCATACATTCAAAATGACTTAAATATCGTTTTTTTTCGCTTACCGAAAACAGATAGCGGCATTCTTAAAAATAGAGTGCTGTTATGTCCACCACCGGCAGGATTTGAAAACAGAGCGTCAGGGGTGGTGGACTGGGATGGATTCAATGAAGAGCCAAAGCTAAATAAACTTGTTGATCAATTTCTTTGTAGTCCGACATTAAGAGAAAAAATTGTAAAAGAAAATCAATTATTCGAGTTTGTTTCAAACATTCAGCAATGCCAACTTTCAGACAATATCTATTGTCACCACGAGTTAACAGTATCGAAGTTTGAGAATGGTTTTATAAAAACTTGTTGGCACCACGATAACGAATTACGTGCAGGTAAGATTGATGAGAAGAAAGTGTGGTCAGTTTTAGAAGAAAACATTAAGAAGTTTCTTATTAGTAAAATCAATCAAGATCTAGGTCATTCAAGAGAAATCACAATTTCAGATATAGTCTTATACGCTTGTAAGAACGACATTTCAATGCAAGAAGATTTAATTCGAAAATTCTTTAAACTTCCACCTCTTTTCAGTGAAAAAGGAATCAGGTCATCAATAAACTCTGAACAGTATATTTCTAAGTTAAGAAACACAGTGCTTTCTTTAAAAGCAGAAGATGATCCACCAGCACAATATATGCGATCACCAAAACCGAAATACATTCGTTCTGAAAAGTGGTTACGTTGGGTTAAATCGCAACCGTGTGTATGTTGCGGTAAACAAGCAGATGATCCACATCATTTAATCAATCAAGGTGGTGGAATAATGGGAAGTAAAGCAGATGATATGGACTGTATTCCACTTTGCCGTATTCATCACAATGAACTTCATAAAAATGTAAAAGAGTTCGAGCGTAAATACGGTTCACAAGTCGAGCTTTGGCATAAATTCTTTTTACACTCAATCAAAATTGGCGCATTAGAGGTGTCTTAGTGGCTGTTGTCGATTATCAATTAATTTTAGAGCTTCCCTTTCCACCAACGGTGAACACGTATTGGCGACGTGTTGGGAATAGCACAAAAATTAGCGAAAAAGGGCGTAAGTATTCGCGTGATGTTGCTTGGTTGGTGCGTGGTAAAAAATTTCCAGAAGATAAACGTGCTTGTGTGTTTATTGAAGCATTTATGCCGGACAAAAGAGAGCGTGATCTTGATAATTTATTCAAAGCATTACTTGATTCATTAGTGAAAGCAGGTGTGCTGGTGGACGATAGTATTATTGATGAATTGCGAATTGTAAGACGTAAAGTCGTGAAAAATGGCTTAGTGAAAGTGCATATCGGAGAGTGGAAAGATGACAACTATTAATCGGAGTGATGTTAAAAAAATGCTTAGGAAATGGGGGTATTGGGGGAATGTCCGTTTTGGCACTGAATATCCTTCTGCCGCTCCGCTGATGTATCAACGCAATAAAATTGCATATTGTTCTAGTCGATGTAACGATGCACAAGGAATGATTTTAGATCAATTCGTTTCAAACCTAGCTTGCGTAAATGAAGAATATAGAGAACTGCTGGTGGCGGTTTATGTTTATCAAGTTCCACTTGCTGTTATTTCTAAAGAAAATGATAGAGCGGAAAGAACAATTAGGGATTGGTTAGAAACAGCAGAATTAATTGTACTCGGACAGATCATTCAAAATAGAAAAACAATGGCTACATTAAGTTTTCTTATTGCTTGAAAATTATGCTTGATTTTTGCCGCAAAAAAATCTAGCATACTATATATGGTGGTGTAATTGTAATTACAACACTACATATTGATTTTTACCAACACCCTGTCTAGAAATGGACGGGGTTTTTTATTACTTGAAATAAGGCAAAATGAAACGCTATGCCAGAAAAAACACCTGATATTTGGGCGATGATTTTGGTTTGGTTGCAGTTGAACGCAAACACACTAACAACTGCTGGATCAGCAATTATTGCTGTTATTCTTCGCGCTTTCTTCGTAAGAAAAAAACCAATGATCCGTTACACAGTGCTAGATTCCATGATTTGTGCATTAATAGCAGTTACTGCAGAACCACTTGCTCAACCGTTTTTACAATTTTTCTTTCACGTTGAATCAGAGCGCGCTTCTTATTTCGTCGGTGTGATGATTGGGTTTATTGGAACTGAACGGCTAAGAGAATTTTTGTTTAAATTTATCAATAAAAGGATTGATAAAAATGATTCATATAACCGAAACGACTTTTAATAGAGTTTTTCCTCGCGCAAGACGTGGAATCTATCAAGTTATTGCAGAAAATATTGAAAAAGCGGGTTGTTTAACTAAACAACAACAAGCAATGTTTTTAGCACAATGCGGCCATGAAAGTGCGGGATTTTCTATCTTTACTGAAAATCTAAACTACTCAGAACAAGCGTTATTACGTGTCTTTCGTCGTTACTTTGATGAAATGTCTGCTAAGCAATATGCACGAAAGCCAGAAATGATTGCTAATCGTGTTTATGCTGCGCGAATGGGAAATGGTAGCGAATCAAGCGGCGATGGTTGGCGTTATCGTGGACGTGGCATTATTCAGATAACAGGCAAGAATAATTACACGGCTTTTAAATCTTGGCTTGGTCGAGATATTCAACTTGATGATATTGCGAATAACTTAGATCTTGCGGTAAAAACTGGAGTTTGGTTCTGGATTACTAACGATTTAGCACAGATTAATTCAGTAGAGAAAGCTACTCGCAGAATCAATGGCGGATTAAACGGTTTAGAAGATCGTGTAAATCTGTATAGACGTTTGATGGTGTGATTATGTTCTCGTTCATAAACAAAACATACATTGCGATCATTGCGTTGCTCGGTGCGGTTATTGTCTTTCAATATTATTCAATTGTTAGTCTTGAAGATAAGACAAAACAGCAAGCACAGACGATTAATAGTCAAATCGAATCAATCAAGCAATTGAAAGAGCAGGAAAAAATTAATCAAAAACTAACGCTTGAGATTAGTCGATTGGAATCAGAAGCAAGGAGTAAATCAGATGAAGCTATTGAAAGTATTTCAGAACAAGAAAAAAGTGCTGACGCTTACAATGCTAACGCTCCTCGCGCTGTTGTTGACTTCTTGCGCAAGTAAGCCAGTAGTTCAAGTATGTCCGCATATTCCGGCAGCGTTACTCGCTCATTTGGATAAGACTGGGTTTAATGGCAATACTTATGGTGACGTTTCAAAGTATGCCGTCATTCTTAAACGTGAGCGTGATGTGTGTCTTAATCGCATTGATAAGATTAGAGAGTGGCAGAAAGAAGATTTAAATAAGTGAAATAAAAGGCGTGGCGGAGGAATACCACGCCTTTTTATTAGACGACTGAAAGTTGTAGTTTTTTACCGAGTGCTGATAAAGCACGACTTATTGTGTCGATTTTTGTGCTATGCGAGATATTAGTAATGCGTTGCATTTCCTGTGGTCGAACATTAATTCTTCTTGCTAATTCAGCATTAGAAATATTTTGTTCAACCATCTCATTTAATAAAAGCACTTTAGCAAAAACACTATCTGGTAACTCGATTAATACCTCATCTTGCTCTGGCTCGGTTGGTAATGGCACTTTGCGGAAGTCCTCAAAGTAAAAATCCATTGATGTAACCAAGGCATCTTTTGCCATTGCGACAGCATCGTCGAAGTTATCACCACAAGTTAAGGCTTCAGGTATATCACGAAATGATACAGCATAAAGCCCATTATCTTCTTTATCAAATTTTGCTGGATATAACATAACTCACCTCATTTTAATAAATGCCCCCTTAATTCGAGGGCATTTTTTTATTTTAGACCTAATTGCTTTTTAACTGCTATTTCAGTTCCCTTGGCTATCTCTTTGCTTGGATGTCTTGGGAGAGCTGATTGGTTGCCGTTTAGGTAGAGCTTAATGTGGTTTGAGCCTTCTTTAGTTTCTACCCCTTGAGCTTTCAGCCATCTTAAAAACTCACTTTGTTTCATTGTTCCTCCGTGTTGTTTTAAGATGGTTTCATGATAAACAAAAATGTTTACATTGTCAAGGGAAAATAAGCAAAAATGTTTATTTTTTTATTCGTTACAAAATGTAAAAGGTACTCCTGACGGGATACCCCTTTCCACGGGGTTGGGCGCTCGCGGTTTTTGACAGTTTTTTGATATTTTAGGTGATCCACCACAGTAATGTAATTTATTGTTTTTAATATATTTTTATTTTTTTTGTTGTGGATTTTATTATGAAGGATATGCGCAATGATTGATTTTCTCAGTATTAGCAAAATTGCGTCAATTTCTGGCAAGGATCGACGCACAGTG
This window contains:
- a CDS encoding hypothetical protein (COG0629 Single-stranded DNA-binding protein) → MAGVNKVIIVGNLGQDPDHKVMTNGNPVTNISVATSEVWADKASGEKREVVEWHRITLYQRQADIAAQFLKKGSKVYVEGRLRTRKWQDQSGQERYITEILADKIVLLDSKQTAGTGNSNPPPEQQQHDPYGEAFKCDNIPF
- a CDS encoding phage repressor protein, phage associated protein (COG1396 Predicted transcriptional regulators), translating into MATMEDYMSEQQKNKKRELTPEQKEECLRLNAIYELRKADLKLTQAKVSEELGVNQSAVSHYLNGTNALNVNSASKFAKLLNITVDKFSPRLAEEIKQMADTLDPEKMDLEEAIKAIDKKAVKVPLLDIYAAASHSGIINKDYPEVIREISIDKDQVSQLLGRRVIDGIKLINVPTDSMTPTINKGDVAFIDITCVDYVGEGVYIFTDEDGALFIKRLQKVPNAGYKILSDNKDYLPLDFTQEQLSRCKIMGKFIKALPLKMIDL
- a CDS encoding Regulatory protein cro, which gives rise to MKKTPLSDYVKEHGQAVAAKTIGVTQGAISKALDKGRNIFVIYDEKGNVKAEEVRQFPAKN
- a CDS encoding prophage antirepressor DNA-binding protein (Roi) (COG3646 Uncharacterized phage-encoded protein) translates to MKELSLISNKKSTLTMTSREIADLVEARHDSVKRTIDRLVLRGVIVRPPLVDEPIADMLGRPRTDSVYHIGKRDSYIIVAQLCPEFTARLVDRWQELEEKQQKPTALLPQNYATALRELAESVEREEVLRIENKQQATAIESMNSYFRSGISPFEFVKGLNGVNSLKVGDFLVSRKWLYQDRSSKRVASYARDRYLTEENTEIKAHGRDPILAYKPVLLQKGAAKLYEWYVKGELPMKQNWNGEFTQNKAVGL
- a CDS encoding modification methylase MunI (COG4725 Transcriptional activator, adenine-specific DNA methyltransferase); translated protein: MSEMKIQFNTDKKYQIIYADPPWKYSDKGCNGNAENHYPTMKIEDICAMPVNEIADKDAVLFLWVTYPMLAEGLKLIESWGFKYKTIGFQWLKTNKKNKDTFFFGLGRWTRGNTECCLIATKGKPSRVSNKVSQLVVEPIQHHSKKPDVVREKIVELMGDLPRIELFARNMTDGWDVWGNEV
- a CDS encoding putative phage crossover junction endodeoxyribonuclease (COG4570 Holliday junction resolvase); amino-acid sequence: MAVVDYQLILELPFPPTVNTYWRRVGNSTKISEKGRKYSRDVAWLVRGKKFPEDKRACVFIEAFMPDKRERDLDNLFKALLDSLVKAGVLVDDSIIDELRIVRRKVVKNGLVKVHIGEWKDDNY
- a CDS encoding Antitermination protein Q, phage protein — protein: MTTINRSDVKKMLRKWGYWGNVRFGTEYPSAAPLMYQRNKIAYCSSRCNDAQGMILDQFVSNLACVNEEYRELLVAVYVYQVPLAVISKENDRAERTIRDWLETAELIVLGQIIQNRKTMATLSFLIA
- a CDS encoding Putative bacteriophage holin protein, with product MPEKTPDIWAMILVWLQLNANTLTTAGSAIIAVILRAFFVRKKPMIRYTVLDSMICALIAVTAEPLAQPFLQFFFHVESERASYFVGVMIGFIGTERLREFLFKFINKRIDKNDSYNRNDF
- a CDS encoding Putative phage lysozyme (COG3179 Predicted chitinase); translation: MIHITETTFNRVFPRARRGIYQVIAENIEKAGCLTKQQQAMFLAQCGHESAGFSIFTENLNYSEQALLRVFRRYFDEMSAKQYARKPEMIANRVYAARMGNGSESSGDGWRYRGRGIIQITGKNNYTAFKSWLGRDIQLDDIANNLDLAVKTGVWFWITNDLAQINSVEKATRRINGGLNGLEDRVNLYRRLMV
- a CDS encoding hypothetical protein (COG1598 Uncharacterized conserved protein); protein product: MLYPAKFDKEDNGLYAVSFRDIPEALTCGDNFDDAVAMAKDALVTSMDFYFEDFRKVPLPTEPEQDEVLIELPDSVFAKVLLLNEMVEQNISNAELARRINVRPQEMQRITNISHSTKIDTISRALSALGKKLQLSVV
- a CDS encoding hypothetical protein (COG1724 Predicted periplasmic or secreted lipoprotein); protein product: MKQSEFLRWLKAQGVETKEGSNHIKLYLNGNQSALPRHPSKEIAKGTEIAVKKQLGLK